The proteins below come from a single Alligator mississippiensis isolate rAllMis1 chromosome 2, rAllMis1, whole genome shotgun sequence genomic window:
- the NKX2-1 gene encoding homeobox protein Nkx-2.1, protein MSMSPKHTTPFSVSDILSPLEESYKKVGMEGSNLGAPLAAYRQSQVSQPAMQQHPMGHNGAVTAAYHMTAAGVPQLSHTTMGGYCNGNLGNMSELPPYQETMRNSASATGWYGTNPDPRFSTISRFMGPSSGMNMGGMGSLSALGDVSKSMAPLQSTPRRKRRVLFSQAQVYELERRFKQQKYLSAPEREHLASMIHLTPTQVKIWFQNHRYKMKRQAKDKAAQQQMQQDNSSCQQQQSPRRVAVPVLVKDGKPCQAGSNTPTAAIQSHQQQAATAITVATNGNSLGQHQSHQTNSAGQSPDMGQHSASPSSLQSQVSSLSHLNSSSSDYGTAMSCSTLLYGRTW, encoded by the exons ATGTCGATGAGCCCAAAGCATACGACTCCTTTCTCAGTGTCTGACATCTTGAGTCCCTTGGAGGAAAGCTACAAGAAAGTGGGCATGGAGGGGAGTAACTTGGGAGCTCCCTTGGCAGCCTACAGGCAGTCTCAGGTTTCTCAGCCGGCCATGCAGCAGCACCCCATGGGCCACAACGGGGCAGTGACTGCTGCCTACCATATGACAGCGGCGGGGGTCCCCCAGCTCTCCCACACCACGATGGGGGGCTACTGCAACGGCAACCTAGGCAACATGAGCGAGCTTCCACCCTACCAGGAGACCATGCGGAACAGCGCTTCGGCCACGGGATGGTACGGCACCAACCCGGACCCCCGCTTCTCCACCA TCTCCCGCTTCATGGGGCCGTCTTCTGGAATGAATATGGGCGGCATGGGGAGTCTGAGCGCCCTGGGGGACGTGAGCAAGAGCAtggcacctctccagagcactCCGCGCAGGAAGCGGAGGGTCCTTTTCTCTCAGGCCCAAGTCTACGAGCTGGAGAGACGCTTCAAGCAGCAGAAATACCTCTCCGCTCCGGAGAGGGAACATTTAGCCAGTATGATCCACCTCACCCCCACTCAGGTCAAAATCTGGTTTCAGAACCACCGCTACAAGATGAAGCGCCAGGCCAAAGACAAAGCTGCTCAGCAGCAGATGCAACAGGACAACAGCTCGTGCCAACAGCAGCAGTCTCCTCGGAGAGTGGCGGTGCCAGTGCTTGTTAAGGATGGCAAGCCATGCCAAGCAGGCTCCAACACCCCCACAGCCGCTATCCAGAGccatcagcagcaggcagctacaGCAATCACGGTGGCTACCAATGGCAACAGCCTCGGACAGCATCAGAGCCACCAGACAAACAGTGCAGGGCAGTCTCCAGACATGGGACAGCACTCGGCCAGCCCTTcatccctgcagagccaggtctccAGTTTGTCTCACCTAAACTCTTCTAGCTCTGACTATGGCACTGCCATGTCTTGTTCTACTTTGCTATACGGTAGGACCTGgtga